In Pectobacterium actinidiae, the DNA window AAGGTGGTGATAAAGTGTGATGGACATTGTCGCAGAAAAAATATATTGAGCAGACAAAAGATAGTGGTAGTGAACAAAGCAGAAAGGTGAATATGTATCGCGTGTTGCTGATGATATTGGGGTGGGTTTCCGTTGTGCTGGCAACGTTGGGGGTCGTGTTGCCTTTATTACCGACTACGCCTTTCTTGCTACTGGCCGCCTGGTGTTTTGCTCGCTCGTCCCCACGTTTCCATGATTGGTTATTGTACCGCTCCTGGTTTGGTAGCTATCTGCGTCATTGGCAGCAACATCGGGCGTTGCCGCCGGGGGCAAAATGGAAGGCTGTCACCATGATTCTGTTAACGTTCGCGCTTTCGCTCTGGCTGGTTAAGCTCGTCTGGGTCAGGATTTTGCTGTTGGTCATTTTGGCTATTTTGCTGACCTTCATGCTTCGTTTACCTGTCATTGATCCAGAACAACAAACGCAGGGCGCGAATCCGAAAAGATAGCGTAAGCGGCAGCCTCTGTGACGGGAATACAAAAAATACGCACCCAGAGTGCGGACAGTTGCATTTATCCGTCACTTTGACTAGATTTGAC includes these proteins:
- a CDS encoding DUF454 family protein, which codes for MYRVLLMILGWVSVVLATLGVVLPLLPTTPFLLLAAWCFARSSPRFHDWLLYRSWFGSYLRHWQQHRALPPGAKWKAVTMILLTFALSLWLVKLVWVRILLLVILAILLTFMLRLPVIDPEQQTQGANPKR